The DNA sequence CCTTCGGCGCCTATGTCGCCGACGAGACCGGCGTGCGCTTCCGGCCGAACCTCATCACGCTTCTCGCGGTCGGGATCCCGTTCATGTGGGTCACCGGTCACGCCTGGGCCCGGGTGATCCGCGCGCTGAAGAAGTAGCAGCCCGGTACTACACTGGAGCCCGAACACGGGAGTCCGGTGTGCCGGGCTGAGAGGAAGCTGCTCCAAGCTTCGACCGTCGAACCTGATCTGGGTCATGCCAGCGCAGGGAGGCATCTCACGAATCCCGTGCCCTGCTTCGTCATGGTGGCGAAGGCATCGAGAGAAGGGGCACGCAAGTGCAGTCATCCATCGCATCCACCGCCGCGCGGCCGGCACGCGTCCTCCGCTGGCGTGTCGTCGACATCGTCGTGGCCAGCGTCGTCGCGGTCGCCTCGGGCGTCGTCTTCTGGGTCTGGGATCTCCTCCAGAACCCGATCTCCGGTCCGGTCACGGCCGTGGCGCCCGGTTTCCAGGGCATCCTCAACGGACCGTGGCTGTTCGCCGGCGTCCTGACCGCCCTCATCGTCCGGAAGCCGGGAGCCGCGCTGTACGGCGAGCTCGTTGCGGCGGTCGTGTCGGCCCTGATCGGCACCCAGTGGGGCATCGCGACGCTGTATTCGGGCCTCGTCCAAGGGCTCGGAGCCGAGCTGGTCTTCGCCCTGTTCCTCTACGCAGGCTGGGGCCTCGTGCCCGCGTTGCTGGCCGGGGCCGGCGCCGGAGCTGGCGAGTCGATCCTCGACCTCCTGTACTGGTATCCGGGGTCGAAGCCCGAGTTCGCCGTCGTCTATGCGATCACCACGATCGTCTCCGGACTCGTGTTCGCCGGCCTCGGCTCCTGGCTCCTCGTCCGCGCACTCGCGCGCACCGGTGCCCTCACCAGGTTCGCCGCCGGACGAGAGGCGACCGGGCGGGTCTGACCGTGACCACGAGACCCGGCGCACCCGCGGCGGTCCGCGCCGACGACTGGGGCTGGCGGTACTCCGGCCGCCGGTCCTGGGCCGCCCGCGGGCTGACGCTGCGGGTGGAGCCCGGCGAGCGGGTGCTCCTGCTCGGTGCCTCCGGCGCCGGCAAGAGCACCCTGCTCGCCGGGCTCGCCGGCGTGCTCGGCGGTGACGACGACGGCGAGGCGGAGGGTGCGCTGACCGTCGCCGGGTCGCGGCCGTCGGCGGCCCGCGGGACGACGGGGTTGCTCCTCCAGGACCCGGAGTCGCAGATCGTCCTGGCGCGCGTCGGAGACGACGTGGCCTTCGGCTGCGAGAACATCGGTCTGCCGCGCGACCAGATCTGGCCACGGGTCGGCTGGGCGCTGGCGAGCGTCGGCCTGGACCTGCCGCTCGACCGGCCGACCTCGCAGCTCTCGGGTGGTCAGAAGCAGCGGCTGGCGCTCGCGGGCCTCCTCGCGATGCAGCCGGGACTGCTCCTCCTCGATGAGCCGACGGCCAACCTCGATCCGGAGGCAGCGGTCGAGGTGCGGGACGCCGTCGGAGCGGTCCTCCGCGCCACGGGCGCCACGGCGATCGTCGTCGAGCACCGGGTCGACCTCTGGCGGGAGATCGTCGACCGCGTGGTCGTGCTGGATCCGGACGGCGGCGTCCTGGCCGACGGCCCGCCGGATGCCGTCCTCGCGGACCCGTCGGGCGAGCTCGCACGCGCCGGCGTCTGGCTGACCGGGGCCGGCGAGGCGACTCCGCCCCTGATCGAACCGGGGGAGCGCCTCCTGACCGCTCGTGGTCTCGTGTTCGGCCGGGGTCCCGCGATCACCGGCCAGCGCCGCTGGGGTCGCTCGCGTCGTGCCGCACGACGCGCGACCGGCATCGCGCTTCCCCACCACGTCGACCTGGACCTCGCCGAGGGCTCGGCCCTGGCGCTCACCGGGCGGAACGGCAGCGGGAAGTCCACGCTCGCCCTCACGCTCGGCGGCCTGCTGCCGGTGTTCGGGGGGACGCTCGAGGCGCACTCCGCGCTCGCCGGGCAGGCGTCGGTCCGGCCGGCGGAGTGGGCATCACGGGAGCTGCTCACCCGGATCGGGAGCGTCTTCCAGGATCCCGAGCATCAGTTCCTCACGTCCCGGGTCCGGGACGAGCTGGCCGCCGGTCCGCGGGCGTTGCGCCTCCCGGCCTCCGAGGTGGAGGAGCGGGTCGACGCGCTGCTCGCCGGCCTGTTCCTGACGGAGCTCGCCGATGCGAACCCGTTCACCCTCTCCGGCGGTCAGAAGCGGCGCCTCTCCGTCGGAACCGCTCTCGCCACGAGGCCCCGGCTGCTCCTCCTGGACGAACCGACGTTCGGTCAGGACGCGAACACGTGGCGCAGCCTCGTCGACCTCATCGTCGGTCTGCGGGCCGAGGGGCACGCGATCGTGGCCGCCACGCACGACGACGCCTTCATCGCCGCCGTCGGCGCCGCAGAGCTGCGACTCGCCTCTCCGGCGGAGGTGTCGGCATGACGCTCCTCCAGCCTGTCCGGCAGGGGCCGCTGGCGACGCTCAACCCGGTGGCCTCGGTCGGGGCAGCCGTGATCGTGAGCGTCGTGCTGCTGCTCTCGATCGATCCCGTCTCGGCAGGGGTGGCGCTCGTCCTGGAGGGGCTCCTCCTGTGCTTCGCCGCGATCCCGCCGCGCATCCTCCTCGCTCGCACGGCACCGGTGTGGGCCGCCGCGCCGCTGGCGGGGGTGACGACGGCTCTGTACGGACAGACCTCGGGGACCGTCTTCGTCCAATGGTGGGCGGTCGAGATCAGCTCCGGTTCGCTCGAGCTCGCCTTGGCGACGACGCTGCGCATCCTCGCCGTGGGACTGCCGGCCGTCCTGCTGTTCATCACGATCGATCCGACCGATCTCGCCGACGGCCTCGCGCAGCTCGTGCGCCTCCCGGCGCGGTTCGTCCTCGGAGCGTTGGCAGGCTTCCGGCTGGTCGGGCTCTTCGTCGACGACTGGCGCGCTCTGACGCTCGCGCGGCGCGCGCGGGGCGTCGCCGAGTCGGGAGCGGCCCGTCGGATGGCCGGGCAGGCCTTCGCGCTCTTCGTGCTCTCGATCCGTCGGGGGACGAAGCTCGCCACGGCGATGGAGGCGCGCGGTTTCGGCTCTCCCGTCCGCCGCACCTGGGCTCGACCGTCGCGCTTCCGCCGCCGGGACTGGGCGGCGCTCGGGGTGGCCTGCGCGATCGCGGCGACCGCGGCCGGGGTGGCCATCGCTGTGGGGAGCTGGAATGCGCCGCTCGGCTGACTCGGCCGAGCCCGCGGCGTGGACCGCAGGGCTCGACGTGCTGGAGCGGACGGTCGGCCGGGCCGTGATGGAGGCGCGCACGCGGAACCGCCTCCCGATCATCCTCATCGACGGTCCGAGCGGGGCCGGCAAGAGCAGCCTGGCCGATCACCTGCTCGCGTCCTGGTCCGCGCCCGGTGAGCCGAGGCTCGTGCGGATGGATGACCTCTACCCGGGTTGGGACGGGCTGGACGCCGGAAGCGTTGCGCTCGGCGCGGAGCTCCTCGTTCCGCTGCGAGCCACGGGCTCGGGCCGGTGGAGGCGCTGGGACTGGGCGGCGGACCGTCCGGGGGAGTGGGAGACGGTGCGCGGCAGCGAGCCGCTCATCGTGGAGGGCTGCGGCACCCTCTCGCGCCCCAACGCCGAGCTGGCCGATCTGGGCATCTGGCTCGACGCCGACGACGAGCTCCGCAGGGCGCGCGCCATCGCGCGGGACGGCGAGACGTTCGCCGCTCACTGGGATCAGTGGCAGGACGAATTCGAGCGCTATCTCGCGCGCGAGAACCCGAGAGAGAACGCCGACGTCGTGGTCGACATCACGGCTTGGCCGTTCGGCACCCTCGCGAACCAGCCGACCGGGACTAACGTTGAGGCATGACTGAGGAACGACAGGACCCTGAATACGTCGTCGAGTACGTGGACGGCCCGCTGGCCGGGACCGCCGAACGGCGCTTCCTCGTCGGCGGCAAGGTCGACGAGCGGATCGGCGCGATCGCGGCCGTCGAGGGTCTCGAGTCGACTTTCTGGTACGTCGCCGGCGAGGAGCGGGAGGTCGGCGGGGAGAAGTACGTGAAGTACCACTTCGACGCCCCGGACTCGGACCCGGTCGAGGCCGACCAGGAGGACGAGTCCGTCTTCGGCTACGGAGCGTGAGCGGCCTGGGCTAAGCCCATCCGAGCTCGTGGAGCCGTTCGTCGTCGATGCCGTAGTAATGGCCGATCTCGTGCACGAGCGTCACATGCACTTGATCGCGCAGTTCGGCCTCATCGGCTGAGATCGCCAGGAGCGGCTCCCGGTACAGGACGATCCGGTCCGGCATCTCACCGAAGCCGTATCGATCGCGTTCGGTGAGCGCGACGCCGTCGTAGAGCCCGAGCAGGTCGAGCGACCCGTCCTCCGGCCGGTCCTCGACGACGAAGACCACGTTCTCGAGGCCGTCGACCATGTCGTCGGGGAGGCGGTCGAGCTCGTCGGTGACGAGCTGCTCGAAGGCGTGCGCGTCGAGGTGAAGCGCCACGTCAGGACTCCCCGCTCCGGACGCGCGGACGACGAAAGGCCCCGGAGACCGCGTGGGTGGTGATCACCCGCGCGAGTCTACCGGGGCCGTCCGGAGGGAGCTCAGTACCAGTTGACGGCCTGCGAGTGCCCCCACGCCGAGCACGGCGTCCCGTAGGAGCGCGAGATGTAGTCGAGCCCCCACTTGATCTGGGTCGTGGCGTTCGTCGCCCAGTCGGTCCCGAACGCGGCCATCTTGCTGCCGGGCAGGGCCTGCGGGATACCGGTGGCGCCGCTGCTGCCGTTGGAGGCCTGGTAGTTCCACCCGGACTCCTTCTGCCAGAGGTTGCTCAGGCACTGGAACTGGTCGGATCCCCACCCGTACTGGCTGGAGGCGATGCTCGCCGCGACGGCCTTCGCTCCGTCGGGCGTGTTGGCACGAGCTGCGGCCTCGGCCGCGGCCTGCGCTGCCGCCTGGGCGGCGGCGGCCGCTGCGGCAGCGGCCTGCCTGTCCGCCTCGGCACCCGCTGCCGCCAGAGCGCTGGCAGCCGCCTTGGTGCTGTCGATCTTCTTCCGGAGCTCGGAGTCGCCGAGCTTGGTGAATGAGGTCAGTCCGGCGAGCTCGGTCTTGGCGGCGGTCGCATCGGTTTTCGACTGGTTCGCCGCGACAGTCGCCTGGGCGCCGGCGATGGTCGTCTTCGCCTCGGCTTCCAGACGGTCGCGCACGATCTTGTCGTAGATGGAGAGCTGCTCGCGGTGCATCCCGGTGCCCTGGGCGAGGGCGGTCGTCTCGCGCACGCTCTCCTGCTGGTTCGCGAGCGCCGGCGCGAGGATGCTGGCGCTCATGAGGACGGCGGCCGCGCCGGTGACGATGCGGCCGAATGAGAGCGGGCTGGATTTCAGGGCAGTACGAAGAGAAGTAAGCATGGGCTTCCTGGGTCGGG is a window from the Leifsonia sp. AG29 genome containing:
- a CDS encoding ABC transporter ATP-binding protein: MTTRPGAPAAVRADDWGWRYSGRRSWAARGLTLRVEPGERVLLLGASGAGKSTLLAGLAGVLGGDDDGEAEGALTVAGSRPSAARGTTGLLLQDPESQIVLARVGDDVAFGCENIGLPRDQIWPRVGWALASVGLDLPLDRPTSQLSGGQKQRLALAGLLAMQPGLLLLDEPTANLDPEAAVEVRDAVGAVLRATGATAIVVEHRVDLWREIVDRVVVLDPDGGVLADGPPDAVLADPSGELARAGVWLTGAGEATPPLIEPGERLLTARGLVFGRGPAITGQRRWGRSRRAARRATGIALPHHVDLDLAEGSALALTGRNGSGKSTLALTLGGLLPVFGGTLEAHSALAGQASVRPAEWASRELLTRIGSVFQDPEHQFLTSRVRDELAAGPRALRLPASEVEERVDALLAGLFLTELADANPFTLSGGQKRRLSVGTALATRPRLLLLDEPTFGQDANTWRSLVDLIVGLRAEGHAIVAATHDDAFIAAVGAAELRLASPAEVSA
- a CDS encoding ECF transporter S component; the protein is MQSSIASTAARPARVLRWRVVDIVVASVVAVASGVVFWVWDLLQNPISGPVTAVAPGFQGILNGPWLFAGVLTALIVRKPGAALYGELVAAVVSALIGTQWGIATLYSGLVQGLGAELVFALFLYAGWGLVPALLAGAGAGAGESILDLLYWYPGSKPEFAVVYAITTIVSGLVFAGLGSWLLVRALARTGALTRFAAGREATGRV
- a CDS encoding ATP-binding protein; the encoded protein is MRRSADSAEPAAWTAGLDVLERTVGRAVMEARTRNRLPIILIDGPSGAGKSSLADHLLASWSAPGEPRLVRMDDLYPGWDGLDAGSVALGAELLVPLRATGSGRWRRWDWAADRPGEWETVRGSEPLIVEGCGTLSRPNAELADLGIWLDADDELRRARAIARDGETFAAHWDQWQDEFERYLARENPRENADVVVDITAWPFGTLANQPTGTNVEA
- a CDS encoding metallopeptidase family protein — encoded protein: MALHLDAHAFEQLVTDELDRLPDDMVDGLENVVFVVEDRPEDGSLDLLGLYDGVALTERDRYGFGEMPDRIVLYREPLLAISADEAELRDQVHVTLVHEIGHYYGIDDERLHELGWA
- a CDS encoding energy-coupling factor transporter transmembrane component T family protein, with amino-acid sequence MTLLQPVRQGPLATLNPVASVGAAVIVSVVLLLSIDPVSAGVALVLEGLLLCFAAIPPRILLARTAPVWAAAPLAGVTTALYGQTSGTVFVQWWAVEISSGSLELALATTLRILAVGLPAVLLFITIDPTDLADGLAQLVRLPARFVLGALAGFRLVGLFVDDWRALTLARRARGVAESGAARRMAGQAFALFVLSIRRGTKLATAMEARGFGSPVRRTWARPSRFRRRDWAALGVACAIAATAAGVAIAVGSWNAPLG